One stretch of Astatotilapia calliptera chromosome 3, fAstCal1.2, whole genome shotgun sequence DNA includes these proteins:
- the cth1 gene encoding cysteine three histidine 1, which produces MFKTSSKDLFLPSPELLDSMQSVEESDGDCGGSAVSLAEALLPVTESSPPPIPWVCSTRYKTELCTTYSDDGFCKYAERCQFAHGLHELHVPSHHPKYKTELCRSYHTDGYCYYGNRCLFVHSPTEQRPTLRRRRNVPCRTFRAFGICPFGTRCNFLHVEGKDEDGRHDLASVGEKTAFVQKPKGWKPRGALCHTFSTFGFCLYGTRCHFQHGLPNRIKTSSQHNGLLSTCASRLPSASDSSASSSPPPTTPEAPAHNAFTFSSQHLNDLLLPLALHLQKLESTKAQDIWANRRL; this is translated from the exons ATGTTTAAG ACCAGTAGCAAAGACTTGTTTCTGCCTTCACCTGAGCTACTGGACAGCATGCAGTCTGTGGAGGAATCTGACGGTGACTGTGGTGGAAGCGCCGTATCGTTGGCCGAAGCCCTGCTCCCTGTGACGGAGTCCTCACCACCTCCAATCCCCTGGGTCTGCTCAACCCGCTACAAGACGGAGCTCTGCACCACTTACTCAGATGATGGTTTCTGCAAGTATGCCGAGCGCTGCCAGTTTGCCCACGGCCTCCACGAACTCCACGTTCCCTCACACCATCCAAAGTACAAGACCGAGTTGTGTCGCAGCTACCACACAGATGGCTACTGCTACTATGGCAACCGTTGCCTGTTTGTCCACAGTCCCACAGAGCAACGCCCCACCCTCCGTCGTCGCAGGAACGTCCCGTGCCGCACCTTCCGTGCCTTTGGGATTTGTCCCTTTGGAACCCGCTGTAACTTCCTGCATGTGGAGGGTAAAGATGAAGACGGCCGTCACGATTTGGCCAGTGTTGGTGAAAAGACCGCATTTGTGCAAAAGCCCAAGGGGTGGAAACCTCGGGGAGCTCTGTGCCACACCTTCAGCACCTTTGGCTTCTGCCTGTACGGAACCCGCTGTCACTTCCAGCACGGCCTCCCTAACAGGATAAAAACCTCCAGTCAACACAATGGGTTGCTGTCCACATGCGCGTCACGTTTGCCTTCTGCATCAGACTCTTCAGCCTCGTCATCTCCTCCACCCACCACCCCAGAAGCACCAGCGCACAATGCTTTCACCTTCTCCAGTCAGCACTTAAATGATCTGCTCCTGCCACTGGCCCTCCACCTGCAGAAGCTGGAGAGCACGAAGGCCCAGGATATCTGGGCCAACAGGAGGCTCTAA
- the taf6l gene encoding TAF6-like RNA polymerase II p300/CBP-associated factor-associated factor 65 kDa subunit 6L isoform X3, whose protein sequence is MADREERRFAEVSRESVRLMAEGAGVELGDDVAALLAEDVCYRLREATQSSSQFMRHAKRRKLTVEDFNRALRWSNVEAICGYGAQDALPFRSVKEGELFFVEDRDVNLVELALATNIPKGCAETMVRVNVSYLDGKGNLEPQGTVPTAVQSLSDDLLKYYQQITRAILGEDPHLMKVKSVSHDLEQLNRLMHMVKSLVQNPYLYLGSYVRSLVSSVMYCILEPLAASINPLNDHWTLRDYAALLLSHIFWTHGDLVSGLYHQIVLSLQKVLSDPVRPLCSHYGAVVGLHALGWKAVERVLFPHLPAYWANLQAVLDDYSVSNAQVKADGHKVYGAILVAVERLLKMKALSLSQSAEGHSGAHPGSVVGAASYRVNSPGLSPPPEPLSEAALGIASHLQVGGAGCHWEEWTPVPLPAMYCELYSFFGDSLAVRFSTGPGFGTHSPCTPSQLSNSRKEPPGPASNLDTTRKMPQLTANLNISPRQDGSPRTDPPPPSLSGTGSVRAVPRASSMQRSKSSSSCSRQRSAGLSREVFPKARFTSPQTTPPAFSFLIGGRQMGQRCQGRRPFQTMFATTPPVSAVPPRTYAHKLPVIGRVGKPVRRWTCSHYSLHLPL, encoded by the exons ATGGCGGACCGGGAGGAGCGCCGGTTCGCCGAGGTTTCCCGGGAGTCTGTCAGACTGATGGCGGAGGGCGCAGGTGTGGAGCTCGGTGATGATGTGGCGGCTCTGCTGGCCGAGGACGTGTGTTACCGACTCAGGGAGGCCACGCAG AGCAGCTCTCAGTTTATGAGACACGCCAAGAGGAGGAAGCTGACGGTGGAGGACTTCAACAGAGCTCTGCGCTGGAGCAACGTGGAG GCCATCTGCGGCTATGGAGCCCAGGATGCGCTGCCTTTCCGTTCAGTGAAAGAAGGCGAGCTCTTCTTTGTTGAGGATCGGGACGTCAATCTGGTCGAGCTGGCGCTGGCTACCAACATCCCCAAAGGCTGTGCTGAGACCATGGTGCGAG TCAATGTGTCATACCTGGATGGTAAAGGTAACCTGGAGCCTCAGGGTACAG TTCCTACAGCAGTACAGTCTCTGTCAGATGACTTACTGAAGTACTACCAGCAGATCACAAGGGCCATCTTAGGAGAGGACCCGCATCTCATGAAG GTAAAGTCGGTAAGCCACGACCTGGAGCAGCTTAACAGACTAATGCACATGGTGAAGAGCCTGGTCCAGAATCCCTACCTGTACCTGGGCTCGTATGTACGCAGCCTGGTCTCCAGTGTCATGTACTGCATCCTAGAGCCACTGGCAGCCTCCATCAACCCACTCAACGACCACTGGACTCTCAGGGACTACGCTGCCCTGCTCCTCAGCCACATCTTTTG GACTCATGGTGATCTGGTAAGTGGTCTCTACCACCAGATCGTGCTGTCGCTCCAGAAGGTTCTGTCTGACCCAGTGAGACCACTGTGCTCCCACTATGGAGCTGTTGTGGGCCTTCATGCTTTGGGATGGAAG GCTGTCGAGCGCGTCCTCTTTCCACACCTTCCTGCGTACTGGGCCAACCTCCAGGCTGTGTTAGATGATTACTCTGTGTCCAACGCCCAGGTGAAAGCTGACGGACACAAGGTCTACGGAGCCATCCTG GTGGCAGTGGAGCGCCTGCTAAAGATGAAGGCGCTGTCTCTGTCGCAGTCAGCAGAGGGACACTCCGGTGCTCATCCGGGTTCTGTGGTGGGAGCTGCGAGCTACAGGGTGAACTCTCCGGGACTCAGCCCACCTCCAGAGCCTCTGTCAGAAGCTGCCCTTGGAATTGCCAGCCACCTCCAGGTGGGTGGGGCCGGCTGTCACTGGGAGGAGTGGACCCCCGTCCCTCTCCCCGCCATGTACTGTGAGCTTTACTCCTTCTTCGGCGACAGCCTGGCTGTCCGCTTTAGCACAGGACCAGGATTTGGCACCCACTCGCCCTGCACTCCATCCCAGCTTAGTAACTCCAGGAAGGAACCTCCCGGCCCCGCCTCCAACCTCGACACCACCCGGAAGATGCCACAGCTCACCGCCAACCTCAACATCAGCCCCAGGCAGGACGGGAGTCCGCGCACCGATCCACCTCCGCCGAGTCTTTCAGGCACAGGGTCAGTTAG GGCTGTGCCTCGTGCCTCGTCTATGCAGCGCTCCAAATCCTCCTCATCATGTTCACGCCAACGTTCAGCTGGTCTGTCTCGTGAAGTGTTCCCCAAAGCTCGCTTCACCTCACCTCAGACCACACCTCCTGCATTTTCCTTTCTTATTGGTGGGCGGCAAATGGGCCAGCGTTGTCAAGGCCGCCGCCCTTTCCAGACAATGTTTGCAACAACTCCGCCTGTTTCTGCTGTTCCACCACGTACCTATGCACACAAACTGCCCGTCATCGGCAGGGTGGGCAAACCTGTACGTCGCTGGACATGTTCACATTACTCCCTTCACCTGCCtctatag
- the taf6l gene encoding TAF6-like RNA polymerase II p300/CBP-associated factor-associated factor 65 kDa subunit 6L isoform X2, which yields MADREERRFAEVSRESVRLMAEGAGVELGDDVAALLAEDVCYRLREATQSSSQFMRHAKRRKLTVEDFNRALRWSNVEAICGYGAQDALPFRSVKEGELFFVEDRDVNLVELALATNIPKGCAETMVRVNVSYLDGKGNLEPQGTVPTAVQSLSDDLLKYYQQITRAILGEDPHLMKVALLDLQSNSKIAALLPYFVYVISGVKSVSHDLEQLNRLMHMVKSLVQNPYLYLGSYVRSLVSSVMYCILEPLAASINPLNDHWTLRDYAALLLSHIFWTHGDLVSGLYHQIVLSLQKVLSDPVRPLCSHYGAVVGLHALGWKAVERVLFPHLPAYWANLQAVLDDYSVSNAQVKADGHKVYGAILVAVERLLKMKALSLSQSAEGHSGAHPGSVVGAASYRVNSPGLSPPPEPLSEAALGIASHLQVGGAGCHWEEWTPVPLPAMYCELYSFFGDSLAVRFSTGPGFGTHSPCTPSQLSNSRKEPPGPASNLDTTRKMPQLTANLNISPRQDGSPRTDPPPPSLSGTGAVPRASSMQRSKSSSSCSRQRSAGLSREVFPKARFTSPQTTPPAFSFLIGGRQMGQRCQGRRPFQTMFATTPPVSAVPPRTYAHKLPVIGRVGKPVRRWTCSHYSLHLPL from the exons ATGGCGGACCGGGAGGAGCGCCGGTTCGCCGAGGTTTCCCGGGAGTCTGTCAGACTGATGGCGGAGGGCGCAGGTGTGGAGCTCGGTGATGATGTGGCGGCTCTGCTGGCCGAGGACGTGTGTTACCGACTCAGGGAGGCCACGCAG AGCAGCTCTCAGTTTATGAGACACGCCAAGAGGAGGAAGCTGACGGTGGAGGACTTCAACAGAGCTCTGCGCTGGAGCAACGTGGAG GCCATCTGCGGCTATGGAGCCCAGGATGCGCTGCCTTTCCGTTCAGTGAAAGAAGGCGAGCTCTTCTTTGTTGAGGATCGGGACGTCAATCTGGTCGAGCTGGCGCTGGCTACCAACATCCCCAAAGGCTGTGCTGAGACCATGGTGCGAG TCAATGTGTCATACCTGGATGGTAAAGGTAACCTGGAGCCTCAGGGTACAG TTCCTACAGCAGTACAGTCTCTGTCAGATGACTTACTGAAGTACTACCAGCAGATCACAAGGGCCATCTTAGGAGAGGACCCGCATCTCATGAAG gtggcTCTGCTGGACCTCCAGTCTAACTCCAAGATTGCAGCCCTGCTTCCGTACTTTGTTTATGTCATCAGTGGA GTAAAGTCGGTAAGCCACGACCTGGAGCAGCTTAACAGACTAATGCACATGGTGAAGAGCCTGGTCCAGAATCCCTACCTGTACCTGGGCTCGTATGTACGCAGCCTGGTCTCCAGTGTCATGTACTGCATCCTAGAGCCACTGGCAGCCTCCATCAACCCACTCAACGACCACTGGACTCTCAGGGACTACGCTGCCCTGCTCCTCAGCCACATCTTTTG GACTCATGGTGATCTGGTAAGTGGTCTCTACCACCAGATCGTGCTGTCGCTCCAGAAGGTTCTGTCTGACCCAGTGAGACCACTGTGCTCCCACTATGGAGCTGTTGTGGGCCTTCATGCTTTGGGATGGAAG GCTGTCGAGCGCGTCCTCTTTCCACACCTTCCTGCGTACTGGGCCAACCTCCAGGCTGTGTTAGATGATTACTCTGTGTCCAACGCCCAGGTGAAAGCTGACGGACACAAGGTCTACGGAGCCATCCTG GTGGCAGTGGAGCGCCTGCTAAAGATGAAGGCGCTGTCTCTGTCGCAGTCAGCAGAGGGACACTCCGGTGCTCATCCGGGTTCTGTGGTGGGAGCTGCGAGCTACAGGGTGAACTCTCCGGGACTCAGCCCACCTCCAGAGCCTCTGTCAGAAGCTGCCCTTGGAATTGCCAGCCACCTCCAGGTGGGTGGGGCCGGCTGTCACTGGGAGGAGTGGACCCCCGTCCCTCTCCCCGCCATGTACTGTGAGCTTTACTCCTTCTTCGGCGACAGCCTGGCTGTCCGCTTTAGCACAGGACCAGGATTTGGCACCCACTCGCCCTGCACTCCATCCCAGCTTAGTAACTCCAGGAAGGAACCTCCCGGCCCCGCCTCCAACCTCGACACCACCCGGAAGATGCCACAGCTCACCGCCAACCTCAACATCAGCCCCAGGCAGGACGGGAGTCCGCGCACCGATCCACCTCCGCCGAGTCTTTCAGGCACAGG GGCTGTGCCTCGTGCCTCGTCTATGCAGCGCTCCAAATCCTCCTCATCATGTTCACGCCAACGTTCAGCTGGTCTGTCTCGTGAAGTGTTCCCCAAAGCTCGCTTCACCTCACCTCAGACCACACCTCCTGCATTTTCCTTTCTTATTGGTGGGCGGCAAATGGGCCAGCGTTGTCAAGGCCGCCGCCCTTTCCAGACAATGTTTGCAACAACTCCGCCTGTTTCTGCTGTTCCACCACGTACCTATGCACACAAACTGCCCGTCATCGGCAGGGTGGGCAAACCTGTACGTCGCTGGACATGTTCACATTACTCCCTTCACCTGCCtctatag
- the taf6l gene encoding TAF6-like RNA polymerase II p300/CBP-associated factor-associated factor 65 kDa subunit 6L isoform X1, with the protein MADREERRFAEVSRESVRLMAEGAGVELGDDVAALLAEDVCYRLREATQSSSQFMRHAKRRKLTVEDFNRALRWSNVEAICGYGAQDALPFRSVKEGELFFVEDRDVNLVELALATNIPKGCAETMVRVNVSYLDGKGNLEPQGTVPTAVQSLSDDLLKYYQQITRAILGEDPHLMKVALLDLQSNSKIAALLPYFVYVISGVKSVSHDLEQLNRLMHMVKSLVQNPYLYLGSYVRSLVSSVMYCILEPLAASINPLNDHWTLRDYAALLLSHIFWTHGDLVSGLYHQIVLSLQKVLSDPVRPLCSHYGAVVGLHALGWKAVERVLFPHLPAYWANLQAVLDDYSVSNAQVKADGHKVYGAILVAVERLLKMKALSLSQSAEGHSGAHPGSVVGAASYRVNSPGLSPPPEPLSEAALGIASHLQVGGAGCHWEEWTPVPLPAMYCELYSFFGDSLAVRFSTGPGFGTHSPCTPSQLSNSRKEPPGPASNLDTTRKMPQLTANLNISPRQDGSPRTDPPPPSLSGTGSVRAVPRASSMQRSKSSSSCSRQRSAGLSREVFPKARFTSPQTTPPAFSFLIGGRQMGQRCQGRRPFQTMFATTPPVSAVPPRTYAHKLPVIGRVGKPVRRWTCSHYSLHLPL; encoded by the exons ATGGCGGACCGGGAGGAGCGCCGGTTCGCCGAGGTTTCCCGGGAGTCTGTCAGACTGATGGCGGAGGGCGCAGGTGTGGAGCTCGGTGATGATGTGGCGGCTCTGCTGGCCGAGGACGTGTGTTACCGACTCAGGGAGGCCACGCAG AGCAGCTCTCAGTTTATGAGACACGCCAAGAGGAGGAAGCTGACGGTGGAGGACTTCAACAGAGCTCTGCGCTGGAGCAACGTGGAG GCCATCTGCGGCTATGGAGCCCAGGATGCGCTGCCTTTCCGTTCAGTGAAAGAAGGCGAGCTCTTCTTTGTTGAGGATCGGGACGTCAATCTGGTCGAGCTGGCGCTGGCTACCAACATCCCCAAAGGCTGTGCTGAGACCATGGTGCGAG TCAATGTGTCATACCTGGATGGTAAAGGTAACCTGGAGCCTCAGGGTACAG TTCCTACAGCAGTACAGTCTCTGTCAGATGACTTACTGAAGTACTACCAGCAGATCACAAGGGCCATCTTAGGAGAGGACCCGCATCTCATGAAG gtggcTCTGCTGGACCTCCAGTCTAACTCCAAGATTGCAGCCCTGCTTCCGTACTTTGTTTATGTCATCAGTGGA GTAAAGTCGGTAAGCCACGACCTGGAGCAGCTTAACAGACTAATGCACATGGTGAAGAGCCTGGTCCAGAATCCCTACCTGTACCTGGGCTCGTATGTACGCAGCCTGGTCTCCAGTGTCATGTACTGCATCCTAGAGCCACTGGCAGCCTCCATCAACCCACTCAACGACCACTGGACTCTCAGGGACTACGCTGCCCTGCTCCTCAGCCACATCTTTTG GACTCATGGTGATCTGGTAAGTGGTCTCTACCACCAGATCGTGCTGTCGCTCCAGAAGGTTCTGTCTGACCCAGTGAGACCACTGTGCTCCCACTATGGAGCTGTTGTGGGCCTTCATGCTTTGGGATGGAAG GCTGTCGAGCGCGTCCTCTTTCCACACCTTCCTGCGTACTGGGCCAACCTCCAGGCTGTGTTAGATGATTACTCTGTGTCCAACGCCCAGGTGAAAGCTGACGGACACAAGGTCTACGGAGCCATCCTG GTGGCAGTGGAGCGCCTGCTAAAGATGAAGGCGCTGTCTCTGTCGCAGTCAGCAGAGGGACACTCCGGTGCTCATCCGGGTTCTGTGGTGGGAGCTGCGAGCTACAGGGTGAACTCTCCGGGACTCAGCCCACCTCCAGAGCCTCTGTCAGAAGCTGCCCTTGGAATTGCCAGCCACCTCCAGGTGGGTGGGGCCGGCTGTCACTGGGAGGAGTGGACCCCCGTCCCTCTCCCCGCCATGTACTGTGAGCTTTACTCCTTCTTCGGCGACAGCCTGGCTGTCCGCTTTAGCACAGGACCAGGATTTGGCACCCACTCGCCCTGCACTCCATCCCAGCTTAGTAACTCCAGGAAGGAACCTCCCGGCCCCGCCTCCAACCTCGACACCACCCGGAAGATGCCACAGCTCACCGCCAACCTCAACATCAGCCCCAGGCAGGACGGGAGTCCGCGCACCGATCCACCTCCGCCGAGTCTTTCAGGCACAGGGTCAGTTAG GGCTGTGCCTCGTGCCTCGTCTATGCAGCGCTCCAAATCCTCCTCATCATGTTCACGCCAACGTTCAGCTGGTCTGTCTCGTGAAGTGTTCCCCAAAGCTCGCTTCACCTCACCTCAGACCACACCTCCTGCATTTTCCTTTCTTATTGGTGGGCGGCAAATGGGCCAGCGTTGTCAAGGCCGCCGCCCTTTCCAGACAATGTTTGCAACAACTCCGCCTGTTTCTGCTGTTCCACCACGTACCTATGCACACAAACTGCCCGTCATCGGCAGGGTGGGCAAACCTGTACGTCGCTGGACATGTTCACATTACTCCCTTCACCTGCCtctatag